The following are encoded together in the Poseidonibacter lekithochrous genome:
- the nadD gene encoding nicotinate (nicotinamide) nucleotide adenylyltransferase, whose product MQLAIFGGSFDPIHIAHEAIVNKALDSLEIDKIIVVPTYLNPFKSSFHYEPNIRFNLLKKVFNNNPKIEICDYEINQNRPVYSIETVNYLKNLYKPSKIFIIIGEDNVRDLDKWNNINELKELAQFVVFKRLGFENKKLNDYKTLDINIDISSTQLREKVDLSYIPKQIKEDILELQQTK is encoded by the coding sequence GTGCAACTAGCAATATTTGGTGGAAGTTTTGACCCAATTCATATAGCACATGAAGCTATTGTAAATAAGGCATTAGATTCCCTAGAAATAGATAAAATAATTGTAGTTCCTACATATTTAAATCCTTTTAAAAGTAGCTTTCATTATGAACCTAATATTAGATTTAATCTATTAAAAAAAGTTTTTAACAATAATCCAAAAATTGAAATTTGTGATTACGAAATTAATCAGAATAGACCTGTATACTCAATAGAAACAGTTAATTATTTGAAAAACTTATATAAACCATCGAAGATTTTTATAATTATTGGTGAAGATAATGTAAGAGATTTAGATAAATGGAATAACATAAATGAACTAAAAGAACTAGCTCAATTTGTTGTTTTTAAACGTTTGGGATTTGAGAATAAAAAACTAAATGATTATAAAACTTTAGATATAAATATTGATATTAGCTCAACACAATTGAGAGAAAAAGTAGATTTAAGCTATATACCAAAACAAATAAAAGAAGACATTTTAGAGCTTCAACAAACAAAATAA
- the gap gene encoding type I glyceraldehyde-3-phosphate dehydrogenase, giving the protein MAVKVAINGLGRIGRCVARIVADRTDVELVAANASGSEEMIQYNLRYDTVHGKRSDIKVEDGFIYIGNDKAKLMSERDPSKLNFTDFGAEVVLECTGAFLTEESCQAYIDNGIKKVVMSAPAKDDTPTFVMGANEETYAGQAIVSNASCTTNGLAPVAKVLDDKFGIEKGLMTTIHSYTSSQPILDAKDKKDPRKGRAGATNLIPASTGAAKAIAKVMPHLKGKLNGQAIRIPTPNVSMVDLTVTLKNDTNLEEVQAAFNEASNGKLAGILGVDVEGRVSSDFIGETLSTVVPLDTIQVIDNNMVKVLSWYDNEWGYSTRLVDMGVHVATN; this is encoded by the coding sequence ATGGCTGTTAAAGTTGCAATTAATGGATTAGGAAGAATTGGTAGATGTGTAGCACGAATCGTTGCTGACAGAACTGATGTTGAATTAGTAGCTGCAAATGCTAGTGGTAGCGAAGAAATGATTCAATATAATCTTAGATATGACACAGTTCATGGTAAAAGATCAGATATCAAAGTTGAAGATGGTTTTATTTACATTGGTAATGATAAAGCAAAACTTATGAGTGAAAGAGATCCTTCTAAATTAAACTTTACTGACTTTGGTGCAGAAGTTGTTTTAGAATGTACTGGTGCATTTTTAACTGAAGAATCTTGTCAAGCATATATTGACAATGGAATTAAAAAAGTAGTAATGAGCGCACCTGCAAAAGATGATACACCAACTTTTGTAATGGGAGCAAATGAAGAAACTTATGCTGGTCAAGCAATTGTTTCAAATGCTTCTTGTACTACAAATGGTTTAGCTCCTGTTGCTAAAGTACTTGATGATAAATTTGGAATTGAAAAAGGTTTAATGACTACTATTCATTCATACACTTCTTCTCAACCAATTTTAGATGCTAAAGATAAAAAAGATCCAAGAAAAGGAAGAGCAGGGGCTACAAATTTAATTCCTGCATCAACTGGTGCTGCTAAAGCAATTGCTAAAGTAATGCCTCATTTAAAAGGGAAATTAAACGGACAAGCAATTAGAATTCCAACACCAAATGTTTCTATGGTTGATTTAACTGTTACTTTAAAAAATGATACAAACTTAGAAGAAGTTCAAGCTGCATTTAATGAAGCTTCAAATGGTAAATTAGCTGGTATCTTAGGTGTTGATGTTGAAGGTAGAGTAAGTTCTGACTTTATTGGTGAAACATTATCTACAGTAGTTCCTTTAGATACTATTCAAGTAATTGATAACAATATGGTTAAAGTTCTTTCATGGTATGACAATGAGTGGGGTTACTCTACAAGACTTGTTGACATGGGTGTACACGTAGCAACAAACTAA
- a CDS encoding phosphoglycerate kinase — protein MKLQEIKNIDIANKKVFIRCDFNVPMDEYNNITDDRRIRSALNTIRYCIDNDCSIILASHFGRPKNGFEEEFSLKPIAKRLHTLLKQEIKMAPGIVCDETISIAKSLEAGEILLLENMRFESGETKNDEELSTKLASMADVYINDAFGVSHRAHASVEGIAQHFNIDSKAAGFLLAKEIKFFHHIVNEPKRPFVSIVGGSKVSGKLEALHNLVPKVDKILIGGGMAFTFLKALGHEVGNSLVEDDLIPEALKIMDEAKELGVKLYLPVDVVAAEAFDAEAFAKPTTTQEIPKGWMGLDIGPATSVLFAQALEDAHTILWNGPMGVYEMDKFAKGSTKLSHAVASSYATTVVGGGDTADLVRVTGDEDEMTFISTGGGASLELIEGKILPGVKALVLEDN, from the coding sequence ATGAAATTACAAGAAATAAAAAATATTGATATTGCAAATAAAAAAGTATTCATTAGATGTGACTTTAACGTTCCTATGGATGAGTACAACAATATCACAGATGATAGAAGAATTAGATCTGCTTTAAATACAATTAGATATTGTATTGATAATGATTGTTCTATTATTTTAGCATCTCATTTTGGTAGACCAAAAAATGGTTTTGAAGAAGAATTTTCTTTAAAACCAATTGCTAAAAGATTACATACTTTATTAAAACAAGAAATTAAAATGGCTCCAGGTATTGTTTGTGATGAAACAATTTCTATTGCAAAATCATTAGAAGCTGGTGAAATTTTACTTTTAGAAAACATGAGATTTGAATCTGGTGAAACTAAAAATGATGAAGAGTTAAGTACTAAATTAGCATCTATGGCTGATGTATATATCAATGATGCTTTTGGTGTATCACATAGAGCTCATGCTTCTGTTGAAGGTATTGCACAACATTTCAATATTGATTCAAAAGCTGCTGGTTTCTTACTTGCTAAAGAAATCAAGTTTTTCCATCACATTGTAAATGAACCAAAAAGACCATTTGTATCAATCGTTGGTGGTTCTAAAGTTTCTGGTAAATTAGAAGCATTACATAACCTTGTACCAAAAGTTGACAAAATCTTAATTGGTGGTGGAATGGCATTTACATTCCTAAAAGCCTTAGGACATGAAGTAGGAAATTCACTAGTTGAAGATGATTTAATTCCAGAAGCTTTAAAAATCATGGATGAAGCAAAAGAGTTAGGTGTTAAATTATACTTACCAGTAGATGTTGTTGCAGCAGAAGCATTTGATGCAGAAGCATTTGCAAAACCTACAACTACTCAAGAAATTCCTAAAGGTTGGATGGGTCTAGATATTGGTCCTGCAACATCTGTGTTATTTGCACAAGCTTTAGAAGATGCTCATACTATTCTTTGGAATGGACCAATGGGTGTTTATGAAATGGATAAATTTGCTAAAGGAAGTACAAAACTTTCTCATGCAGTTGCTTCTTCATATGCTACAACTGTTGTTGGTGGTGGTGATACTGCTGACTTAGTTAGAGTTACTGGTGATGAAGATGAAATGACATTTATTTCAACTGGTGGTGGAGCTTCTTTAGAATTAATTGAAGGTAAAATTTTACCAGGTGTTAAAGCACTTGTACTTGAGGATAACTAA
- a CDS encoding triose-phosphate isomerase produces MAIIASNFKTNHTRKSTASFVNEVNEFLKTNEISSDVYIFPTSTSLDSFDTVSTFTIGAQNAYATAKGSFTGEIGTTQLDEFSIKTILIGHSERRHVLGESQEEIAKKFAFYSELGYKIIYCIGEPLEVKEQGLEKTLEYVYEQFEGIDTNYENLVLAYEPVWAIGTGVTATNDDITNVHSAIKSKIEKPLLYGGSVKVANVREICQLNGVDGALIGTASWIVEDFKQIIENTKDV; encoded by the coding sequence ATGGCAATTATTGCTAGTAATTTTAAAACAAATCATACTAGAAAATCAACAGCTTCATTTGTAAATGAAGTAAATGAATTTTTAAAAACAAATGAAATATCAAGTGATGTATATATTTTCCCAACATCAACATCTCTTGATTCGTTTGATACAGTTTCTACTTTCACTATTGGAGCCCAAAATGCTTATGCAACAGCTAAGGGTTCTTTTACTGGTGAAATTGGAACTACACAATTAGATGAATTTTCAATTAAAACTATTTTAATAGGACATTCTGAGAGAAGACATGTTCTAGGTGAAAGCCAAGAAGAAATAGCTAAAAAATTTGCATTCTATTCTGAGCTTGGATACAAGATTATTTATTGTATTGGTGAGCCATTAGAAGTAAAAGAACAAGGTTTAGAAAAAACTTTAGAATATGTTTATGAACAATTTGAAGGTATAGATACTAATTATGAAAATTTAGTATTAGCTTATGAACCTGTATGGGCAATTGGTACTGGCGTTACTGCAACTAACGACGATATTACAAATGTACACTCAGCAATTAAGTCTAAAATTGAAAAACCATTATTATATGGTGGATCAGTTAAAGTAGCTAATGTTAGAGAAATTTGTCAATTAAACGGTGTAGATGGTGCTTTAATTGGTACTGCCTCATGGATAGTTGAAGATTTCAAACAAATTATCGAAAACACAAAGGACGTATAA
- the fabI gene encoding enoyl-ACP reductase FabI, with protein sequence MFMKGKKGVILGVANNKSIAYGIAKACAAQGAEIAFTYLNDSLKKRVVPIADEFGSADYVYPCDVSNPDEIKALKESIEKDMGQIDFIVHSIAFAPKSGLSGRFYDISKEAFDVAMDVSVYSLIEVVRELKPLLTDNSSVLTLTYYGGAKYIPNYNLMGVAKAALEMTTKYLAEDLGKDGIRVNAISAGPIKTLAAAGIGDFRFMLKWNEAHAPLKKNVTIDEVGNSGMYLLSDLSSAVTGEIHYVDSGYNVMGMPAVKFDEDGRPTIAWNGTDK encoded by the coding sequence ATGTTTATGAAGGGTAAAAAAGGTGTAATTTTAGGAGTAGCAAATAATAAGTCTATTGCTTATGGTATTGCTAAAGCATGTGCCGCGCAAGGTGCTGAAATTGCATTTACTTATTTAAATGACTCATTAAAGAAAAGAGTTGTTCCTATTGCTGATGAATTTGGAAGTGCTGATTATGTATATCCTTGTGATGTATCAAATCCTGATGAAATTAAAGCATTAAAAGAATCAATTGAAAAAGATATGGGTCAAATCGACTTTATTGTTCACTCAATTGCTTTTGCTCCAAAATCTGGATTATCTGGAAGATTCTATGATATTTCAAAAGAAGCTTTTGATGTAGCAATGGACGTTTCTGTTTATTCATTAATTGAAGTAGTAAGAGAATTAAAACCTTTATTAACAGATAACTCTTCTGTATTAACATTAACGTATTATGGTGGAGCTAAATACATCCCTAACTATAACTTAATGGGTGTAGCAAAAGCTGCATTAGAAATGACTACAAAATACTTAGCTGAAGATTTAGGAAAAGATGGAATTAGAGTAAATGCTATTTCTGCAGGTCCTATTAAAACTTTAGCAGCAGCTGGTATTGGTGATTTCAGATTTATGCTTAAGTGGAATGAAGCTCATGCTCCATTAAAGAAAAATGTAACAATTGATGAGGTTGGAAACTCAGGTATGTATTTATTATCTGATTTAAGCTCAGCAGTTACAGGTGAAATTCACTATGTAGATTCAGGTTATAATGTAATGGGTATGCCAGCAGTTAAATTTGACGAAGATGGTAGACCAACTATAGCTTGGAATGGTACAGATAAATAG
- the lysA gene encoding diaminopimelate decarboxylase → MNIDFKELANKYQTPYYVYDFDHITGQYEELKGAFKARKSLLAYAVKANSNLSVIKHLADLGAGADCVSIGEVKRALKVGIAPYKIIFSGVGKIDSEIKEALELGILMINVESAAELDRVEIIASELNVVARISIRVNPNIDPQTHPYISTGLHENKFGVDIDTAKRMYIQCKNSKSLEPTGIHCHIGSQLTQLEPIKESVKIVADLVNNLSAIKIDLSFFDVGGGLGIVYDDETLIDTNEYAQSILECLFGLDITIVCEPGRFLVGNSGVFVSKVLYEKVNGSKRFVIVDGAMNDLIRPALYDAYHKVEVLNDNKELSDCNLVGPVCESGDFFAKNIDLPQTEHNDLVAIYSAGAYCFTMASNYNTRNKVAEIAVENGQDRLIRKRETFEDLIALEEEYLK, encoded by the coding sequence ATGAATATTGATTTTAAAGAATTAGCAAACAAATATCAAACACCATATTATGTGTACGATTTTGATCATATTACGGGACAATATGAAGAATTAAAAGGTGCATTCAAAGCTAGAAAATCGCTTTTAGCATACGCTGTAAAAGCAAATTCAAATCTTTCTGTTATTAAACATTTAGCAGATTTAGGTGCAGGAGCTGATTGTGTATCAATTGGTGAAGTAAAAAGAGCATTAAAAGTTGGTATTGCACCATATAAAATCATTTTTTCTGGGGTTGGAAAAATTGATTCAGAAATCAAAGAAGCATTAGAACTTGGTATTTTAATGATTAATGTTGAGAGTGCTGCGGAACTTGATAGAGTTGAGATTATTGCAAGTGAATTAAATGTAGTTGCTAGAATTTCTATTAGAGTAAATCCTAATATTGATCCTCAAACACATCCTTATATTTCAACTGGTTTACATGAAAATAAATTTGGTGTAGATATTGATACAGCTAAAAGAATGTATATCCAATGTAAAAATTCTAAATCACTAGAACCAACTGGAATTCATTGTCATATTGGATCTCAATTAACACAATTAGAGCCAATTAAAGAATCAGTTAAAATTGTTGCAGATTTAGTAAATAATCTTTCTGCTATTAAAATTGACTTATCTTTCTTTGATGTTGGTGGTGGATTAGGTATTGTTTATGATGATGAAACACTAATTGATACTAATGAGTATGCACAATCAATTTTAGAGTGTTTATTTGGTCTTGATATTACTATTGTATGTGAGCCAGGTAGATTCTTAGTTGGAAACTCAGGAGTATTTGTATCTAAAGTACTTTATGAGAAAGTAAATGGTAGCAAAAGATTTGTTATTGTTGATGGAGCTATGAATGATTTAATCAGACCAGCTTTATATGATGCTTACCATAAAGTAGAAGTATTAAATGACAATAAAGAATTAAGTGATTGTAACTTAGTAGGTCCAGTATGTGAAAGTGGAGATTTCTTTGCTAAAAATATTGATTTACCACAAACTGAACATAATGACTTAGTAGCTATTTATTCTGCGGGAGCTTATTGTTTTACAATGGCATCTAATTATAATACTAGAAATAAAGTAGCAGAAATCGCTGTGGAAAATGGGCAAGACAGACTTATTCGAAAAAGAGAAACTTTTGAAGATTTAATTGCTTTAGAAGAAGAATACTTAAAATAA
- the pheA gene encoding chorismate mutase, translating to MSEAGLLDLRNKLDNIDDQLLKLINERMEVVHEVGVLKAHSGGAIYRPEREKAIIDRLESLNNGKLNRAAIEALFLEIFAISRNLELPENVAYLGPEGSFTHQAAEGRFGAMSSYVSISSIKGIFREVDTKKARFGVVPIENSSNGIVTDTINCLNRYNLKIIAEVVLDIHHTLATTCDKIEDIKRIYSKDIAFEQCRKFLANFGLDEVEQIPIESTTKAAKIAAKEPGTAAICPHVGAKLHNLPILFENIEDKDNNKTRFFIISDFENTQSGNDKTSILVELPDKQGSLVEFLTDFNAAGINFTKIKSHIVQGNSIFFIDFDGHQDDDNVAPILKKHKDTVKILGSYVKEIHDI from the coding sequence GTGAGTGAAGCAGGATTATTAGATTTAAGAAATAAACTTGATAACATTGATGATCAGTTATTAAAGCTTATAAATGAGAGAATGGAAGTAGTTCATGAAGTTGGTGTTTTAAAAGCGCACAGTGGTGGAGCTATTTATAGACCAGAGAGAGAAAAAGCTATTATTGATAGATTAGAGTCTTTAAATAATGGTAAATTAAATAGAGCAGCAATTGAAGCTCTATTTTTAGAAATTTTCGCAATCTCTAGAAATTTAGAATTACCAGAAAATGTAGCATATCTTGGACCTGAGGGTTCTTTTACTCATCAAGCAGCAGAAGGTAGATTTGGTGCTATGAGTTCATATGTATCAATCTCTTCTATTAAAGGTATTTTCAGAGAAGTAGATACTAAGAAAGCTAGATTTGGGGTAGTTCCTATTGAAAACTCTTCTAATGGTATTGTTACAGATACTATTAATTGTTTAAATAGATATAACCTTAAAATTATTGCAGAAGTAGTACTTGATATTCATCATACTTTAGCAACTACTTGTGATAAGATTGAAGATATTAAAAGAATTTACTCAAAAGATATAGCTTTTGAACAATGTAGAAAATTCTTAGCAAACTTTGGACTTGATGAGGTTGAACAAATTCCAATTGAATCAACAACTAAAGCTGCAAAAATTGCTGCAAAAGAGCCAGGTACTGCTGCAATTTGTCCACATGTTGGAGCAAAATTACATAATCTTCCAATTTTATTTGAAAACATTGAAGATAAAGACAACAACAAAACTAGATTCTTTATTATTAGTGACTTTGAAAATACTCAAAGTGGAAATGATAAAACATCAATTTTAGTTGAGTTACCAGATAAGCAAGGATCTTTAGTTGAATTCTTAACAGATTTTAATGCTGCTGGAATTAACTTCACAAAAATTAAATCACATATTGTTCAAGGTAACTCAATCTTCTTTATTGATTTTGATGGTCACCAAGATGATGATAATGTAGCACCAATATTAAAAAAACATAAAGACACAGTAAAAATACTAGGGTCTTACGTAAAAGAAATTCACGATATATAG
- the hisC gene encoding histidinol-phosphate transaminase: MKFNSVLENVTTYEAGKPIELVVREYGVNPEDVIKLASNENPYGTSPMVTEKIQELAKNMFIYPDDSMYELKEALANKFDVNDKNIVIGSGSDQILEFCVHSKCNNDSKILMSKTTFAMYEIYGKQTGATILKTPDDEHNLEQFSTMYKEHGADVIFLCLPNNPLGECLDKEDVYNFLSEVHEDTLVVVDGAYQEYATFKDEKKAIDAKDLITKFPNCIYLGTFSKAYALGGMRVGYGIAQEDIIKTLYKLRAPFNITTLSLAAAIEALKDEKFVQDSIAKNFEEMKRYEDYAKVKGFDYIDSYTNFITIKFEDLYSSKAVAQELLQRGVIVRDLTGYGVNAIRITIGSNEQNTKVFKVLDEVLEKLK, from the coding sequence ATGAAATTTAATAGTGTATTAGAAAATGTAACAACTTATGAAGCAGGTAAACCAATTGAGTTAGTTGTACGAGAATATGGGGTAAATCCAGAAGATGTAATTAAACTTGCATCTAATGAAAACCCATACGGTACATCTCCTATGGTTACAGAAAAGATTCAGGAATTAGCAAAAAATATGTTTATTTATCCTGATGATTCAATGTATGAATTAAAAGAAGCATTAGCAAATAAATTTGATGTAAATGACAAAAATATTGTTATAGGTTCAGGATCTGATCAAATTTTAGAATTTTGTGTACATTCAAAATGTAATAATGATTCTAAAATCTTAATGTCTAAAACTACATTTGCAATGTATGAAATCTATGGAAAACAAACTGGTGCAACAATATTAAAAACACCAGATGATGAACATAATTTAGAACAGTTCTCTACTATGTATAAAGAACATGGAGCAGATGTAATTTTCTTATGTTTACCAAACAATCCATTAGGTGAGTGTTTAGATAAAGAAGATGTATATAATTTCTTAAGTGAAGTACATGAAGATACTTTAGTAGTAGTTGATGGTGCTTACCAAGAATATGCTACATTTAAAGATGAGAAAAAAGCTATTGATGCTAAAGACTTAATTACTAAGTTCCCTAATTGTATCTATTTAGGTACTTTCTCTAAAGCTTATGCCTTAGGTGGGATGAGAGTTGGATATGGTATTGCACAAGAAGATATTATTAAAACTTTATATAAATTAAGAGCTCCATTTAATATTACTACTTTATCTTTAGCTGCTGCTATTGAAGCACTTAAAGATGAAAAGTTTGTTCAAGATTCAATTGCTAAGAACTTTGAAGAGATGAAAAGATATGAAGATTATGCAAAAGTAAAAGGTTTTGATTACATTGATTCATATACAAACTTTATTACTATTAAATTTGAAGATTTATACTCTTCAAAAGCAGTAGCTCAAGAATTACTTCAAAGAGGAGTAATTGTAAGAGATCTTACTGGATATGGTGTAAATGCTATTAGAATTACAATTGGTTCTAATGAGCAGAATACAAAAGTATTTAAAGTATTAGACGAAGTTTTAGAAAAATTAAAATAG
- the dxs gene encoding 1-deoxy-D-xylulose-5-phosphate synthase, which yields MDIKNKSLEELEVVSQDIRDRIIDVVSRKGGHFSSTLGAVELTVGMHYVFNPFQDPIIFDVSHQCYPHKLLTGRWDEFETIRQFGGLSGFTKPNESDADYFVAGHSSTSISLAVGAAKSIKLKGEDRIPVVMIGDGSMTAGMVYEALNELGDLKLPVVIILNDNEMSIAKPIGAISKHLSKLLAGKTYQGFKGRVDSFIKKNMPEGTTYIAKRMEEAMKLITPGILFEEMGIDYIGPIDGHNIEEVIDTLQIAKEMNKPVIVHARTVKGKGYKIAEGQHEHWHGVGPFNVEDGAFVKKAAPKAATAVFADALTQLACKHENVVGVTAAMPSGTGINKLMDKFPDRFWDVAIAEQHAVTSMAAMAKEGFKPFITIYSTFLQRGFDQIIHDVCLMDLPVVFAIDRAGIVGNDGETHQGTFDISYLRFIPNMVLFAPRDNRTLELGLDFAYSLDKPCAIRYPRGAYTPVSYESTPFELGKSELLKEGSTNKLFIGYGASVGRACETEKLHDEDIAVLDLRFVKPLDTQTLTALASKYDDWYVFSDSQKQGGVGSAILEFLNDSKICVSLTTFEYEDDFIDHGDTKVVEESLGLLPEQLVKRVK from the coding sequence ATGGATATAAAAAATAAATCACTAGAAGAATTAGAAGTAGTATCACAAGATATTAGAGATAGAATTATTGATGTTGTATCACGAAAAGGTGGACACTTCTCTTCTACTTTAGGTGCTGTGGAATTAACTGTAGGAATGCATTATGTGTTTAATCCATTTCAAGATCCAATAATTTTTGATGTATCACACCAGTGTTACCCACATAAATTATTAACTGGAAGATGGGATGAGTTTGAAACAATCAGGCAATTTGGAGGTCTTAGTGGCTTTACCAAACCAAATGAGAGTGATGCTGACTATTTTGTAGCAGGACATAGTTCTACTTCTATTTCATTAGCTGTTGGGGCTGCAAAGTCTATTAAACTAAAAGGTGAAGATAGAATTCCTGTTGTAATGATAGGAGATGGTTCTATGACTGCTGGTATGGTTTATGAAGCACTTAATGAACTAGGTGATTTAAAACTTCCCGTTGTGATTATTCTAAATGATAATGAAATGTCTATTGCTAAACCAATAGGTGCTATATCAAAACACTTATCAAAACTACTTGCTGGTAAAACTTATCAAGGTTTTAAAGGTAGAGTTGATAGCTTCATTAAGAAAAATATGCCAGAGGGAACAACATATATTGCTAAACGTATGGAAGAAGCAATGAAGTTAATTACTCCTGGAATTTTATTTGAAGAGATGGGTATTGATTATATTGGACCAATTGATGGTCATAACATAGAAGAAGTAATTGATACTTTACAAATTGCAAAAGAGATGAATAAACCTGTTATTGTTCATGCAAGAACAGTAAAAGGAAAGGGTTATAAAATTGCTGAGGGTCAACATGAACATTGGCACGGAGTAGGACCTTTTAATGTGGAAGATGGTGCTTTTGTTAAGAAAGCTGCACCAAAAGCTGCAACTGCTGTATTTGCTGATGCATTAACACAACTTGCCTGTAAACATGAAAACGTTGTAGGAGTTACTGCTGCAATGCCTAGTGGAACAGGTATTAATAAATTAATGGATAAATTCCCCGATAGATTCTGGGATGTAGCTATTGCTGAACAACATGCTGTAACTTCAATGGCGGCTATGGCAAAAGAAGGTTTCAAACCTTTTATTACAATTTATTCTACTTTCTTACAAAGAGGATTTGATCAAATTATTCATGACGTTTGTCTTATGGATTTACCTGTAGTATTTGCTATTGATAGAGCTGGTATTGTTGGTAATGATGGAGAAACACATCAAGGAACATTTGATATTTCATATTTAAGATTTATTCCTAATATGGTTTTATTTGCTCCTAGAGATAATAGAACTTTAGAACTTGGACTTGATTTTGCTTATTCTTTAGATAAACCATGTGCAATTAGATACCCAAGAGGAGCATATACTCCTGTATCTTATGAATCAACACCTTTTGAATTAGGTAAATCTGAGTTATTAAAAGAAGGTAGTACTAATAAACTATTTATTGGTTATGGTGCTTCAGTAGGACGTGCATGTGAAACTGAGAAGTTACATGATGAAGATATTGCAGTTCTTGATTTAAGATTTGTAAAACCTTTAGATACACAAACTTTAACTGCTTTAGCTTCTAAATATGATGATTGGTATGTATTCTCTGATTCACAAAAACAAGGTGGAGTTGGATCTGCTATTTTAGAATTCTTAAATGATTCAAAAATATGTGTATCTTTAACAACATTTGAATATGAAGATGATTTTATAGATCATGGTGATACAAAAGTAGTAGAAGAATCATTAGGTTTATTACCTGAACAATTAGTAAAAAGAGTTAAATAA
- the bluB gene encoding 5,6-dimethylbenzimidazole synthase, with amino-acid sequence MNITEEEKEAVYKTIYNRRDTRGEFLPDEISDEVINRILDAAHHSPSVGFMQPWDFIVIKDKDVKQDIKNAFVVAHDEAKEMFDDEKKNIYSKLKLEGITEAPIGICITCDRNRTGDTVIGRTANLEMDLYSSVCAVQTLWLAARAENLGVGWVSIIHHEELKEVLDIPSHITPIAYLCIGKVSHFHDKPELEKAGWLPRLPLENLVHHDKW; translated from the coding sequence ATGAATATAACAGAAGAAGAAAAAGAAGCAGTATATAAAACAATATATAATAGAAGAGATACTAGAGGTGAGTTTTTACCTGATGAAATTTCTGATGAGGTAATAAATAGAATATTAGATGCAGCACATCACTCACCTAGCGTTGGATTTATGCAACCTTGGGATTTTATTGTAATTAAAGATAAAGATGTTAAACAAGATATTAAAAATGCTTTTGTTGTAGCACATGATGAAGCAAAAGAGATGTTTGATGATGAAAAGAAAAACATATATTCTAAACTAAAATTAGAAGGAATTACAGAAGCTCCAATTGGAATATGTATTACATGTGATAGAAATAGAACTGGTGATACTGTAATTGGAAGAACTGCTAATTTAGAAATGGATTTATATAGTTCAGTATGTGCAGTTCAGACATTATGGTTAGCAGCAAGGGCTGAGAATCTTGGAGTTGGATGGGTTAGTATAATTCACCATGAAGAATTAAAAGAGGTTCTAGATATTCCTTCACATATTACTCCTATTGCATATTTATGTATAGGAAAGGTAAGTCATTTTCATGATAAACCAGAATTAGAAAAAGCAGGTTGGCTACCAAGGCTTCCTTTAGAAAATCTAGTTCATCATGACAAATGGTAG